From Acidobacteriota bacterium, one genomic window encodes:
- a CDS encoding carboxypeptidase regulatory-like domain-containing protein, translated as MPLKKSILLGFSLFFLSLAIPATTGSGASSYSIAGFASDAQKKPLSGVMITAFDAVEDKTITVFTKPGGRFKLPGLMNRDYKLRARLPGFEDEFTNVAYKSGSNAPVAFHLKPAANPKMQETSVDRIRLIKWPNDEARLNFRMACAYCHQVGTEGFRAPREKADWEVMVRDVMGSRTGFGSFRTLHKQTQQALPGMLYETYKQGAEANWPAYTPPPAPSGDALNVVITEWPVGHENNALMHDLEIGDDGLIYLVDMVHDAVRTVDSKTGERKSYSIPGGVKDGSGDYPLQGPHSIEKAPNGDMWITLALGGKMARFDTKTKEFLLIESGEGGKRGGYPHTLRFDQSGICWYTDAAMNAIFRLDPVTLTIKQYQLLKPEQASNVPTMGETGGITPYGIDIAPDGKVWYTKLNGQRVGVIDPATGKITEWKPPVYGPRRLEVAGDGVVWIPGYGSGDFCSYDPKKDAWKKYSLPGKGDDIPYAINVDRRTGQIWICGAGSDTMMRFDPKTEKLTVIPMPTRVTYTRELEFGKDGSIWTCNSNHPARHIEGHRQSVIKIEVTGS; from the coding sequence ATGCCGCTCAAAAAGTCTATACTGCTTGGCTTCAGTTTGTTCTTTCTGAGTCTCGCTATACCCGCGACAACCGGCAGCGGAGCGAGCTCCTATTCGATCGCCGGCTTCGCCAGCGACGCGCAGAAGAAGCCGCTCTCCGGCGTGATGATCACCGCCTTCGATGCGGTCGAAGACAAGACGATCACCGTCTTCACAAAGCCAGGCGGGCGCTTCAAGCTGCCGGGGCTCATGAACCGCGACTACAAGCTGCGAGCCCGCCTGCCCGGCTTCGAGGATGAATTCACGAACGTCGCTTACAAGTCAGGCAGCAACGCACCCGTCGCATTTCATCTGAAACCGGCCGCCAATCCGAAGATGCAGGAGACAAGCGTAGACCGCATTCGCCTGATCAAATGGCCGAATGACGAAGCGCGATTGAATTTCAGAATGGCTTGCGCTTACTGCCATCAGGTCGGCACCGAAGGCTTTCGCGCTCCTCGAGAAAAAGCAGACTGGGAAGTCATGGTCCGCGATGTGATGGGCAGCCGCACCGGGTTCGGAAGCTTCCGCACCCTTCATAAGCAGACTCAGCAGGCTCTACCCGGAATGTTGTACGAGACCTACAAGCAAGGCGCGGAAGCCAACTGGCCCGCTTACACGCCGCCGCCCGCTCCCTCGGGCGACGCGCTCAACGTCGTCATCACCGAGTGGCCCGTCGGGCACGAGAACAACGCGTTGATGCACGACCTCGAAATCGGCGATGACGGATTGATCTACCTCGTCGATATGGTGCACGACGCGGTTCGCACGGTCGATTCAAAAACCGGCGAGCGAAAGTCTTACTCGATTCCGGGCGGTGTAAAGGACGGCTCGGGCGACTATCCTCTGCAAGGGCCGCATTCGATTGAGAAGGCCCCGAACGGCGATATGTGGATCACGTTAGCGCTCGGCGGCAAGATGGCCCGCTTCGACACCAAGACGAAAGAGTTTCTGTTGATCGAGAGCGGCGAAGGCGGCAAGCGAGGCGGTTATCCTCACACATTGCGCTTCGATCAGAGCGGCATCTGTTGGTACACCGACGCCGCGATGAACGCGATCTTCAGGCTCGACCCGGTGACGCTGACGATTAAGCAGTATCAACTGCTCAAACCTGAGCAAGCTTCTAATGTCCCGACGATGGGCGAGACTGGAGGGATCACTCCTTACGGCATCGACATCGCGCCGGATGGTAAGGTTTGGTACACGAAGCTGAACGGCCAACGAGTAGGAGTGATCGACCCGGCGACGGGCAAGATCACCGAGTGGAAGCCGCCGGTCTATGGTCCCCGCCGTCTCGAGGTGGCGGGTGATGGAGTCGTATGGATACCGGGCTACGGCAGCGGCGACTTCTGCAGCTACGATCCAAAGAAAGATGCGTGGAAGAAGTATTCGCTCCCGGGCAAGGGAGACGACATTCCGTATGCGATAAACGTCGATCGGCGCACGGGCCAGATTTGGATATGCGGCGCGGGCAGCGACACGATGATGAGATTTGATCCGAAGACTGAAAAGCTGACGGTGATTCCGATGCCGACTCGGGTGACTTACACGCGAGAGCTTGAGTTCGGCAAGGATGGCAGCATCTGGACTTGCAATTCGAATCATCCAGCGCGCCACATCGAAGGCCATCGACAGTCGGTGATCAAGATTGAAGTGACGGGGAGTTGA
- a CDS encoding thymidylate synthase, producing MFRVFEGSTADEVWAKAASAFRRGDGTDQSSRAGDTRELLHSAMSISNPIQRWVISRVPAINPAFAIAETIWIMTGRNDSAFLNYFNRRLPEYAGHGDTYHGAYGYRLRHHFGIDQIERAYQALNSKPHTRQVTLQIWDSRIDLPSPTGQEASPDIPCNVASILKVRRGRLEWMQILRSNDLYRGLPYNIVQFTTLQEILAGWLGIGVGEYNQISNSLHVYARDLPRIEKASLTGSLADVRNTDSLTLPKDESEKSFAQLSENVQTIIDQRISAEALMLNVRRVSLGQAFRNMLCVLSAEGSRRRGSVDIAREIMAECSNPVYKVLFDRWLDRVLGNSKPLSEQNDRVMV from the coding sequence ATGTTTCGAGTATTTGAGGGCAGTACCGCTGATGAAGTTTGGGCAAAAGCTGCATCTGCGTTTCGGCGTGGTGACGGAACAGATCAGTCGAGCCGTGCGGGGGACACGCGTGAACTCCTGCACTCGGCCATGTCCATCTCCAATCCGATTCAAAGATGGGTGATTTCTCGAGTTCCAGCGATCAATCCAGCTTTTGCAATTGCGGAAACAATTTGGATCATGACCGGCCGGAACGATTCGGCATTCCTGAACTACTTCAATAGACGCTTGCCAGAATACGCCGGACACGGCGACACATATCACGGCGCCTACGGTTATCGCCTTCGCCATCACTTTGGTATCGATCAAATCGAGCGAGCTTATCAAGCATTGAACTCGAAGCCTCACACTCGCCAGGTCACTCTCCAGATTTGGGATTCAAGGATTGATCTTCCCAGCCCTACCGGTCAGGAAGCCTCGCCCGACATACCCTGCAATGTTGCTTCAATCCTCAAGGTGCGTCGCGGCAGACTTGAATGGATGCAAATCCTTCGGAGCAACGACCTATATCGTGGCCTCCCTTATAACATTGTCCAGTTCACAACCCTTCAAGAGATCTTGGCGGGATGGTTGGGCATTGGCGTAGGCGAATACAATCAGATAAGTAACAGCCTCCATGTTTATGCTCGAGATCTTCCCAGGATCGAGAAAGCTAGCTTGACCGGATCCCTCGCGGACGTACGCAACACAGACTCTCTGACGCTGCCCAAGGACGAGTCTGAAAAATCGTTCGCGCAGCTTAGCGAGAACGTCCAGACAATCATCGATCAACGTATTTCCGCCGAAGCCTTAATGCTAAACGTCCGGCGAGTAAGCCTAGGGCAGGCTTTCCGAAACATGCTATGCGTTCTCTCAGCCGAGGGATCCCGCCGCCGCGGCAGTGTAGATATTGCGCGGGAAATAATGGCCGAGTGTTCAAATCCCGTCTACAAGGTGCTATTTGATCGCTGGCTCGATCGGGTCTTAGGAAACTCCAAACCACTTTCGGAACAGAATGACAGGGTAATGGTGTGA
- a CDS encoding carboxyl transferase domain-containing protein, with protein sequence MTWEPEVDEIKRRVELAMQMGGPANVERQHTSGKLTARERIDRLLDPGSFHEIGALAGQAAYEDGQMVSFIPSNFVMGTGRIDGRRVVVAGDDFTVRGGAADARVGDKAGYAERLARELRLPIIRLVDGTGGGGSVKTLETMQRTYVPANPAWDIVVALMSEVPVIGACMGSVAGLGAVRVVTSHFSLMVKGTSQLFVAGPPVVERGVSEKVTKEQLGGSHIHAHGSGAVDNEVDSEDEAFAAIRRFLSYLPSNVWQVPPRSAERDDPDRREEELISIIPRNRRLGFDVRRLLGLVFDRESIFEIARYYGRPLVTCLARLDGYPVGVLASDPQQGGGGLDAPGSEKMTRFVDVCDTFHLPVVNFVDQPGFLIGTAAERAGTARYGARAMAAVYQATVPWVSIILRRVFGVAGAAHGNAQGLNLRYAWPSGDWGSLPIEGGVQAAYRREIEAAPDPAARRQEIEEGLNELRSPFRTAEAFGVEEIIDPRDTRRLLCEWVATAYELLPSQLGPKARGFRP encoded by the coding sequence TTGACCTGGGAACCCGAAGTTGACGAGATAAAACGCCGCGTCGAACTCGCAATGCAGATGGGCGGCCCCGCGAACGTCGAGCGCCAGCACACCAGCGGCAAGCTCACCGCCCGCGAGCGAATCGACCGATTGCTCGATCCCGGATCGTTTCACGAGATCGGCGCGCTGGCGGGCCAGGCCGCCTACGAAGACGGGCAGATGGTTTCATTCATCCCGTCGAACTTCGTGATGGGCACCGGGCGCATTGATGGACGGCGAGTCGTAGTTGCGGGCGACGACTTCACCGTGCGCGGCGGCGCGGCTGATGCGCGAGTGGGCGACAAAGCCGGCTACGCGGAAAGACTAGCGCGTGAGTTGAGGCTGCCCATCATCAGATTGGTAGACGGCACGGGCGGGGGCGGCAGCGTCAAGACGCTCGAGACCATGCAGCGCACCTATGTGCCGGCGAATCCCGCGTGGGACATAGTAGTGGCGTTGATGTCTGAAGTGCCGGTCATCGGAGCTTGCATGGGATCAGTTGCCGGGCTCGGCGCCGTGCGAGTTGTTACCTCGCACTTTTCGTTGATGGTCAAAGGCACAAGCCAGCTCTTCGTAGCGGGACCGCCGGTTGTCGAGCGCGGCGTAAGCGAGAAGGTGACCAAGGAACAACTCGGTGGGTCACACATTCATGCTCACGGCAGCGGCGCGGTAGACAACGAGGTCGATAGCGAAGACGAAGCGTTCGCCGCAATCCGCCGGTTTCTTTCCTATCTCCCTTCCAACGTCTGGCAAGTTCCGCCGCGATCCGCCGAACGTGACGATCCGGATCGCCGTGAAGAAGAGCTGATCTCGATCATCCCGCGAAATCGAAGGCTCGGCTTCGACGTGCGGCGGTTGCTCGGCCTGGTGTTCGATCGGGAATCGATTTTTGAGATTGCCCGCTACTACGGACGCCCGCTGGTGACTTGCCTCGCGCGGCTCGACGGGTATCCGGTCGGCGTGCTCGCAAGCGATCCTCAACAAGGCGGCGGCGGGCTCGACGCGCCGGGCAGCGAAAAGATGACGCGGTTTGTCGATGTGTGCGATACGTTTCATCTGCCGGTGGTGAACTTTGTCGATCAGCCGGGGTTCCTGATCGGCACCGCGGCCGAGCGCGCGGGCACCGCGAGGTACGGCGCGCGAGCGATGGCTGCGGTGTATCAGGCTACCGTGCCGTGGGTGTCGATTATCTTGAGAAGAGTGTTCGGAGTCGCGGGCGCCGCTCACGGCAACGCCCAAGGGCTTAACCTTCGGTACGCGTGGCCTTCAGGAGATTGGGGATCGTTGCCGATCGAAGGCGGCGTGCAGGCGGCTTATCGGCGCGAGATCGAGGCGGCTCCCGATCCCGCGGCCCGCCGCCAGGAAATTGAAGAAGGGCTGAATGAATTACGCTCGCCGTTTCGCACTGCTGAAGCTTTCGGCGTCGAGGAGATCATCGATCCCCGCGACACTCGACGGCTGCTCTGTGAGTGGGTAGCTACTGCCTATGAGTTGTTGCCTTCGCAACTCGGGCCAAAGGCGCGTGGTTTTCGACCTTGA